GAAAGTTGGGCAAATCTTCAGAGAGAGTTTTGATGACAACCACCCGCATTTAATAATCTAAATACACAGAATACAGCAGGTCCCTGTATCTAATAATACTGCAGTGCTAAATGGAGTGAAACAAACTCTACAGTTAAGACAGTTTCAGGCTACTATTTCAGTTACACAGTCCAATAAAAAGGATCATATGCTATGACAACGTTTATGTCCATATTAATAGCTTCAGATTAAGATCAGTTTGCTGTAGTTTGTGGAATATTTGGGACGAATTTAATAAAGCAGATTGAGATTTGAGAATTGGTCTCTAACTGTTCTAGCGTCTGCAGTgcagtagatgccggttattagcaaccctgataaaaacaacaactttcggttattaacaacgtTTTcacaggaaccaatcccgtcccatagactttaatgttaacgGAATtcggatattagcaactgcacgccgcttattgacaactttattgcTAGTTGCCGGCggtacagagcgcacttgcatgatttatgcgcaTGCGTCTTGCCGCTATTATAACACTGATTTCACAACCGCGTATTTTTGGTGgactgagggcagcagtgtggagtagtggttagggctctggactcttgaccggagggttgtgggttcaatccccagtgggggacactgctgttgtacccttgagcaaggtactttacctagattgctccagtaaaaaaacaccccaactgtataaatgggtaattatatgtaaaaataatgtgatatctgtataatgtgatatcttgtaacaattgtaagtcgccctggataagggcgtctgctaagaaataaataataataataataataataataataataataactgaggcagaatcgtggctttgaaaccgCATAccaagctgcacgcaaaattgagatggatttacagcgggaggtggtgcattgtaaaaaaaaaaaaaaaagcagacaacgttggacaatttcttattttaaaattgtgttgtttagaattgattgtaagttgAACGCATCTTTTtctgtttgctttactcattgtaaggacaattgtagcgCATCGTTGTGTAGCGCTGTTTAAACCGACTCACTTTTGGCGTTACACACGGGTGGAGTAAActgttctatgtttgggtatttcgtgtttctcatgttaatataacactgtaacatttaaaacatgtatttcggCTCCGTatttgtactacagtatataaGGTTCTATATTATACACTTGAAAACGggggcttttcgcttattgggaactttcggttaatgacaactttttgctgggaacccaGGGGTTGTTAATAAAAGGCATCTACTTTGAAACAGTCTGACCTTTTTAACATCACTTCATAGTGACAATAAGAAGCAGAGTTTACCAGGCAAAACAGTGTGAAGGCAACACGTTTATTTATGGTGCTGCAGAACGCTAAATCAAAGTATTGCATTGTCTAAATATAGCGTTTATTAATAGCAATGTACTGTCCTATATTCTACTGTGTTCGGTCTATACTGTACAAGGCATTGTAAGAATTAAAACCATCAGAAGCTGTTTAAATAGACATTGCAAGGGGCTGTATGtgatatatagggcagcagtgtggagtagtggttagggctctggactcttgaccggagggttgtgggttcaatcccaggtaggggacactgctgctgtacccttgagcaaggtactttacctagattgctccagtaaaaacccaactgtataaatggggaattgtatgtaaaaataatgtgatatcttgtaacaattgtaagtcgccctggataagggcatctgctaagaaataaataataataataataataataataataataataattgtcctATTGTGCGTTCCATTCAGAACATGCAAGATTTTCTGGAGAAACTTGCACACCTAAACCTAATCATAGGTTGTCATTTCCCTTTAGCGATATTAGTTAGAGCTGAAATCACTTGTGTGTGTAATTAATTAGCATCCCAACCCATTTATTTGTCATTGAGcagaggcttttatccaaagagacttacagagactaggggggtgaactctgcatcatcaacaactgctgctgctgcagagtcacttccaataggagctcgtttgtttgacgtctcatccgaaggacggagcacaaggaggtgaagtgaatcactcagagtcacacatacagggagtcagtggctgagatttgaacctcctggtatcaagaccctttcTCTAATCACCGGACCAGCATTGGATTGGAAGGAGGGGCGAGGGCTGGACGTGAACCGCAAACCATACGGATCAaaggagtaatggttagggctctggactcttgaccggagggttgtgggttcaatcccaggtggggggacactgctgctgtacccttgagcaaggtactttacctagattgctccagtaaaaacccaactggataAATGGCTAATGACTAGTAATGGTAAGTGATGATaactgcagtgtcttctgggtcaaagcatgttactggctgaaatcaTGTCAGTCTAaagggggaagcagctggttggtggCAGGGAAGAAGGGGTGGGGCCAAGGAAGCGCAACGCTACCTGAAAGCAtgtcttgcaaacagagatttctagAACTGCGCTGTGGTACCAGATTTTAAAATAcgtgtttctttcacaactgcCCAGACCATTATAATGAATGGAAGACAACAACTGGTAAGATTTTGGAAATCATTTTTTGTTAGATGTCACTTTACATATCTTTCAAGAAAATGTAATCAATTAGGTACATCattttttgatatatattttttattcatacaAATACTGTGGCTACAGTATAGCAAGGAGGGGATACATGCATGCATTCAATGCACTGGTTACACATTACAGTATAGAAAGCATATATATGCTTGGAAGATCAGCCCAGAATAGATTAACCCTAAATCTTAAAGCAAAACCTTTATGTATACAGGTAAGCCAAGTTTGCCAACCCAAGGACAGCTGTGAATGCCGTTTGAATCgcctttttacatttcccttattgATTTCTGCTCATTGCAACCCTTCCAATATATTGATCTTCAAATCTGCCTTTACTTGGTATCAATGCGATTACTGTAGCGTCATTGTAACTGTCATTGTAATGGAACGCAATAGcattggaactggaattggaattggaattggaattggaattggaactggaattggaactggaattggaattggaattggaatttcagCAAACAGTGCTGTAATTATAATTCTAAATTAAGCCAGGCCTGATTGACACAACGACTCAGTTCTTTCTGGCCGCGGCCGCCCCCTTTCCCATGAGGTGATCCCGGGTGTTTCTCTCTGGCCTCAGCAAGATGACGTAACACTTGGGGAAGAAGATACAAGCCAGGAGGCCCATGCTGGACGACAGAATGGCGAATATCTCCACGGCCACCATGTACTTCCCCCCCGTGCTCATGTAGGCTGGGATGAAGGACAGCCACACGCTGACGAAGACCAGCATGCTGAAGGTGATGAACTTGGCCTCGTTGAAGCTGTCCGGCAGCCTCCTCGCCAGGAACGCCACCACGAAGCTGACGCTAGCCAGGACGCCCATGTATCCCAGCATGCACCAGAACGCCAGCGCCGACCCCTCGTTGCACTCCAGGACGATCCTGGCCACGTGGGACGTTGTATTGTTTTCGGGGTACGGGGAGGCCAAGCCCAGCCACGCCCCACAGATGCCCACCTGGACTAGGGTCCCCACGGAGGCGACGGTGTTAGGCAGGCGGGAGCCCACCCACCTCCGCAGACCACTGCCCGGGATGGAAGCCTTAAAAGCAATGACCACCATGAGGGTCTTGGCCAGAACGCAGGAGACGCCCAGGGTGAAGACGATGGCGAAGGCGGTCTGGCGGAGCATGCAGGAGGCGGGCGAGGGTCGCCCGATGAAGATGAGCGAGCAGAGCGGGCACAGCGCCAGGGCGCCCAGCAGCACGTAGCTCAGCTGGCGGTTGTTGGCCTTCACGATGGGCGAGTGCCGGTGGCGCAGGAAGACCCCCAGGATGGAGGCGGGCAGCAGGGAGGCCAGCACTGCCAGGGATGCCAAGCTGGCGCCCAGGGGCTCCTCGTAGGACAGGAACTCCACCAGCCTGGGCACGCAGGCGTCCTGCCGCGTGTTGGACCACTGATCTGACGGGCAGCGCAGGCACTTTGTGGAGTCTGGagcaggagaggaagagggaTGAGAAGAGGGGCTCTCTGGGATAGCGCTGCCCCAAACGATTGCTGGGATCGAGGTCTCCACAGGAGAGGGCATTGGGGTTGATTTGGATACGGTTCTAAGTGAAGAAACCGCTGCTTCGGTTTGTGTGGGTCGCTCCTCTCCACAGAGTCTTAAGacaagcagcaatcatcacaaacccaagcagctgtttctgcacTCGTTTCACTCAGAACGGTAAATGAGCCAAATCTGGGTTAAGGTGTTTGCCTCGTCGCACACTCACCTGTTTGGTTGGAGATCTCCCCCACTGAACAAGGGATGCAGTCAAAGCAGCAGACAGGCTGTCCACGGCGAAGTGCTGTCCGCCAGCCAGGGAgacagctctcactgcacactgagCGAGGGACCTAGGAAGTGCGGTTTACAGATACATTCAAAATCACTTAACACTGCTGACAAACCCTTTTTTTTCTTCGAATGCACAGTTTTGAAACAGACCCatgttttggtattttaaaatAGCTGGTACTAAATCGGGTTCGAATTTCATGTCTCGCTCCCAGGACGTACACTTACAGTAGGTCAGTTCACCTGGCTGTGTCACCTGGATCTGAGAATTGCAGTGAAGTTGACCTACAGCGCATGACCCCAGCCATTTCTGATCCACAGTATTTGAAATGTCAGCCAATCccaaaataaagtaacaaaattagatatgtaggagagacaggtagagcgttatataaaagaatacagaattgCCTGTCTGATaagaaaaaagtaaatgaaccgaTAATTCAACACTTTACATAAAATGAACATAACAGGAATGACCTCCAACTTGATACCtgcaggtttaaatagaaaggaacagcagatcattacatcatgctgtaaatgacatcacaagctcATTAATAGATTTCAATAGAAACACAAGTTGGCAAAAACTTTTACTCGTGCAATCTGAACACGATTGAAATCCAACCTGCATTTCACCTCCGGGCCACACGATGGCGCTCTCGTCGAGGAAGAGCTCCTGCCCTGGGGGAGCTCTGAAGTCGTAGCTGCCCACTTTGACGTACTGGATGTCCCCGGCGGGGGTGGGCTGCCAGTTGACGATGTCGTAGAGGGCGGGGGGGTCGCCGTTTTCGTCGAAATACACCTCCTCTCCCTCCGGGTTCTTGAATCGAACCTTGCGCAGGTAGTGCAGGatctgcagacacacacaggcagtgaGACACAGTGATCCCCACAGGagcttatgttgactcagaaatatcttcatctagacaatgtggggaagctataaaaaaggccaacaagatgctcagatatattgtgagaagtgttgaatttaaatcaagggaagtaatgttaaaactttacaatgcattagtaagacctcacctagaatattgtgttcagttctggtcacctcgttacaaaaaggatattgctgctctagaaagagtgcaaagaagagcgaccagaattatcccgggtttaaaaggcatgtcgtatgcagacaggctaaaagaattgaatctattcagtcttgaacaaagaagactacgctgtgatctgattcaagcattcaaaatcctaaaaggtatagacaatgtcaacccaggggacttttttgactgaAAAatgaaaccaggggtcacaaatggagattagataaaggggcattcagaacagaaaatttttttacacagagaattgtgagggtctggaaccagctccccagtaatgttgttgaagctgacaccctgggatccttcaagaagctgcttgatgagattctgggatcaataagctactaacaaccaaacgagcaagatgggccgaatggggcctcctctcgtttgtaaactttcttatgttcttatgtctgagACTGAGACACAAGCACAGCTGCTGCACTGAACCCAGCAGCCGTGGAAAGTGGGCTTTGCCATTTGAATCGCTGTGCTTCATTACTGCAATGCTTCCACTGCGCTTTgagacacaccccccccccccccccccccctcacctgcCAGGGTTCGAAATCCTTGACGTCGGCACAGGCTCCACCATCGAATGGCCCTTCCCCGGGGGAGCAGGCCTGCAGATCGTGCAGGGCTTGTGCGACGGCGTACACAGCATTGTAGGTGTTATAGGTGAGCCTCAGGCTCGACACATCCAGGAAGATGTTCTTCAGACCAGCCAGGTCCTCACTACCGGTGCACAGCCTGACCCCGGCTCCGTCGCCCTGCCAACTGCACCCGAAAGCCTGCTCCCAGAAGAGCCTGAGGAAGATATCCTGGGGGTTCCTGAAGGGATGGACGCTGAGGAGGTAGTCCTTGAATCCAGGCAGGGTCCCTCTGTGAATGGTGAAGCCGATAGTCCCCGTTAGCATCTCGAAGGCCCGGTTGTCGGACAGGGCTTGGGCTGTGGACCACGCCTCGCTGGCTAGCCAGGTCTTCCCCGTGACGTTCTGCCGATGGATCTCCTCCATGATTGGGTACAGGTAGGTTTTCCAGGAGAAGACGGCGATGGCTTTGGCTGTGGAGGCTTTGATGACCTGGTCAGTGCGTGCCACAAGAACAGGTACAACAGAATGAAATATTAAAGACACAATCAGCAACCAATTACCTAATCCAATAGCAGGCAGGTCATAATTGATGCACTGAGAAcactatttatttctttgttagcagatgcccttagcagggtgatttacaattgttagaagatatcacattatttttacatacaattacccatttatacagttgggtttttactggagcaatctaggtaaagttccttgctcaagggtacagcagcaatgtcccccacctgggattgaacccatgaccctccggtcaaagtccagagccctaaccactactccacactgctgcaagaaTGGGTTTCCAAACCCACACCCTATATTACtctagctaacaaaatcattccacAGAGCTCGGCTGGTTTGCACTTTCATTAGCTGTGCAGgtattaaatgtgcagttttgaaagaaacacattatcgCAAAgctatacatgtgtgtgtgtgtgtgtgtctgtgtgtctgtgtgtgtgtgtgtctctgtgtgtgtgtgtgtgtgtgtgtgtgtgtgtgtgtgtctgtgtgtgtgtgtgtgtgtgtctgtgtgtgtgtgtgtgttttaaacattATATCTTGTAATGCATTCTCATCTCAATCTGTGTAATACAATTCATTCACTCCctatgtgtgaccctgagcgagtcacttaacctccttgtgccctggatgagacgtaaaacaaacgagctcctattggaagtgactctgcagcagcagcagcagcagttgttgatgatgcagagttcacccctctaatctctgtaagttgctttggataaaagcatctgctaaatgactaattaataataataataataataataataataataataataataataataataataataatactggggaTGAATCCCGCTGCTCCAAGCTGACCTCGACCAGGCGCTGCGTGCGACTGTGGGAGTAGAGGATGGGGACGAGCTCCAGGAACTCCACGCAGATCCCCAGCCGCAGCGCCTCCTGCTGGAACTCCCTGGCGATGCCCTGGCCGTAGTCATCGTCGTCGGTCAGCACCCCGACCCAGGTCCAGCGGAGCCGCGAGGCGAGGCGCGCCAGCCCCTTCCCCTGCACCGCGTCGCTGGGGATCGTGCGGAAGAACGAGGGGAACTCTCGCTTGTTGCTGAGCGTGGGAGCCGTCGCAAAGTAACTGATCTGGAGAGGAAGAGACCAAGAAGAAACGGCATCCAGTTTGAACAGCAACACCTGAACAAAAGGTGCCAGGTGATTTTTGTATAGAGATTCACAGTTGCCCCAGAAATTCTCCACATTAGCTCAGGTGAACTGCAGGTCAGCGAGGATAATCAGATCCCCAATCGCCTGTTTATACACTCCGCAGCGGAtgtgagctaccgccccctggaggacaaaggccagttcTGCAGGTGTTGAGCTCACCGTGTGACACTAGGGGTCGCTGTAGCGCGGTGAGCAGAAACAGTCACTGCTGATTTTGCTTCTCTAACCCAGCGCCAGAGCTAATGAtgcctgtggaatccccagcaaagatcgacacagccaggaacctgcgctcccctgactgtgtgactcccccctgcacaccacgcggccgtgcctttaccaggggagaccctcggggacccctgcgctcccctgactgtgtgactcccccctgcacaccacgcggccgtgcctttaccaggggagaccctcggggacccctgcgcccccctgactgtgcgactcctcctgcacaccacgcggccgtgcctttaccaggggagaccctcggggacccctgcgcccccctgactgtgtgactccccctgcacaccacgcggccgtgcctttaccaggggagaccctcggcgacccctgcgctcccctgactgtgtgactcccctctgcacaccacgcggccgtgcctttaccaggggagacacccCCTGGTGGTCATTTGTAAAATCCCACTTCAGAGATTCAGCTTTTTAGAAAGTGGGCATTTTTTTgcaggaatagttagtaagccttGTAAATAAGGACCGAAGCAGAAACTAAATCAGAGAATGCTAGGGGGCTCGCACACAAGAGATCCCTTTAAAAAGAAATATGCaaataataccccccccccccccccccacccccccttcacCTCTCCACCCCACCTACCTGTGGATAGCCATACAGACCCAGAAGCCTGGCCATGGGGATAGACACAGACGAGGCACTGTCTCCGACGATAGCAGCAAGAGGGGCGGTGTCGTGGCAACGGTAGTTAGGCACCAGCTCGTCCTGGCCCGACACCAGCCACATAGCGCCCTCTAGCCCCCGGGGGATGACATCACAGGAGTCGTAGAGTCCGTAGCCCAGAGAGATGTTGGGAAGCAACTCCGGATTCTCGTTGATTTGCTTGATGGCGAAAATCATGGCGTGCAGCCAGCGGTAATTCCGGAAGCTGAAACTGCAGTCGAACCCGCGTTACGTAACCGCAGCTCGCAAAATAACTAGAACTCTTACCTGCTTTTCAATTCTATTAGccgcagttttgaaagaaactcgTTCCCGTGACGACGTATTTCCAGTTTTTAAATATGGTGTCTGGTGCTACGTTAAACTAAAGAAAGTGTTCAGTTTTTACACCCAATTCTCACTATATCTCTTACGCTTCCCGGGTCTTTCCACCTCTGCCAGTGTATTCTGGGTCAAAGCAAGTTACTGgctcaaagcatgtcagtctatTGAGGAAACAGATTTTTTGTGACTGACATGCACTTACCATAATCTGCTATGtcgttttgtttttgatttactttacaatacctctccaagctttacaatgcttccctatgctttaccacacctctctgtgctttacaatgcttccctatgctttaccacacctctctgtgctttacaatgcttccctatgctttaccacacctctctgtgctttacaatgcttccctatgctttaccagacctctctgtgctttacaatgcttccctatgctttaccagacctctctgtgctttacaatgcttccctatgctttaccacacctctctgtgctttacaatgcttccctatgctttaccacacctctctgtgctttacaatgtttccctatgctttaccacacctctctgtgctttacaatgcttccctatgctttaccagacctctctgtgctttacaatgcttccctatgctttaccagacctctctgtgctttacaatgcttccctatgctttaccagacctctctgtgctttacaatgcttccctatgctttaccagacctctctgtgctttacaatgctttcactgtgatttaaGACGTTGTGTTTTAACTTGGGCTATGAGTCCTCGGCTTACCTTTGACACTGAGCTCGCTGTGGTTGCTGGGTGTAGTTTATTTCTGGGAACATCTTGTTCTCGTGAACCCCGAAAGTGCCCCCGATAATGACATCCCCTTCCACCACCACTCCTTCGCGACGCAGGCTCCCAAGCCGACACCCGGGCTGAACCGCGCTGCACACTGGCCGGCAGAGCTGAAGAAGGAAAGCCGCTAAGAAGGTCACGCCTCGCCGGTACATTCTCAAGGAAGTTTAGCTGCTCAAATATACCGCACGTTTTAAACTAACCGCTCgctcaataaataataactataCGGGAGAATTATTGTTCATACCTGACGCATGTTTATAAAACTTACCCGCACCGTTTTCAAGTATACAGGAATATTATTCAGAACAATTAAAATATCTGTTTATGTCATAGCAGTTAGATGTAGTTGTCTCTGTTTCCTAGTAAAATATCATAATATGGATTCGGTTTAGGTTCGGCAATGTTCAGGTACCGATAATAAAATTAAACACCGCTAAATCAGCTGGTTTAAGTAACTATGTGGTTGACGTTTCCAAAAAGTATAAAATCCGCCTACTATGGAAAAATAGCTTCCCTCTTTGGGGTGTTTTTGATTACCTTTGAACATAAATGCAGTTACTGTAGCTAGGAGAATACTGATTCTATAAGAGAATGAATTTAGTTCCCCTTAAGATTGAAGTAAAGTCagaccttatatatatatatatatatatatatatatatatatatatatataattttccttAACTATTTTGTCTGTTTTAACGATACAGTATTAATGGTTATAGACGAAACGAAAAGTCTTATATAAATATAGGTTGTTTTTGAGATTACTGTATCCACGTTAGAATTTAATTCTATATAATTACTATCTTCtagtaaaaaaaacatatatttcttCTAAAAGTACAGCACCTACACTTATTTAAAAGCCTGACTGTACCctaaatgaatgaa
This genomic stretch from Acipenser ruthenus chromosome 48, fAciRut3.2 maternal haplotype, whole genome shotgun sequence harbors:
- the LOC117970972 gene encoding extracellular calcium-sensing receptor-like; this encodes MYRRGVTFLAAFLLQLCRPVCSAVQPGCRLGSLRREGVVVEGDVIIGGTFGVHENKMFPEINYTQQPQRAQCQSFSFRNYRWLHAMIFAIKQINENPELLPNISLGYGLYDSCDVIPRGLEGAMWLVSGQDELVPNYRCHDTAPLAAIVGDSASSVSIPMARLLGLYGYPQISYFATAPTLSNKREFPSFFRTIPSDAVQGKGLARLASRLRWTWVGVLTDDDDYGQGIAREFQQEALRLGICVEFLELVPILYSHSRTQRLVEVIKASTAKAIAVFSWKTYLYPIMEEIHRQNVTGKTWLASEAWSTAQALSDNRAFEMLTGTIGFTIHRGTLPGFKDYLLSVHPFRNPQDIFLRLFWEQAFGCSWQGDGAGVRLCTGSEDLAGLKNIFLDVSSLRLTYNTYNAVYAVAQALHDLQACSPGEGPFDGGACADVKDFEPWQILHYLRKVRFKNPEGEEVYFDENGDPPALYDIVNWQPTPAGDIQYVKVGSYDFRAPPGQELFLDESAIVWPGGEMQVPRSVCSESCLPGWRTALRRGQPVCCFDCIPCSVGEISNQTDSTKCLRCPSDQWSNTRQDACVPRLVEFLSYEEPLGASLASLAVLASLLPASILGVFLRHRHSPIVKANNRQLSYVLLGALALCPLCSLIFIGRPSPASCMLRQTAFAIVFTLGVSCVLAKTLMVVIAFKASIPGSGLRRWVGSRLPNTVASVGTLVQVGICGAWLGLASPYPENNTTSHVARIVLECNEGSALAFWCMLGYMGVLASVSFVVAFLARRLPDSFNEAKFITFSMLVFVSVWLSFIPAYMSTGGKYMVAVEIFAILSSSMGLLACIFFPKCYVILLRPERNTRDHLMGKGAAAARKN